A genomic window from Ideonella sp. WA131b includes:
- a CDS encoding BamA/TamA family outer membrane protein, producing the protein MRPASGCQTAGSCLGCFAAVVLAALVLTGCASTPAEPLAAGPTAGAVPRTGQEDMQQSPLVGARPQVDAPAPLKALLERHLDLVRLGSLAGSAIDDTEWTRLVDASRNQVRELLQTEGYFAPVVRIDRAPGADGGRPDFVHMRVEPGVQARISRVTLEVEGALERAASAGDAQGLDLLQALRSGWELPVGAGFRNTAWTDAKAVALSRLRSAGYAAAVWAGTGAAVNPDSHEVRLFLVADSGPLYRLGKLQIEGLVAQDADTVRNLAFASLGAPVTEALLLDFQERLQKSGLFETVAVTLDTDPGQAEAATVAVRLRETPLQSYTFGVGVSANTGARFSVEQQLRRPLGLPLSSTLRIEVGDKRQAWDGEISTRPDKKLYRNLLGAAVERLRSDSDVVLSQRVRLGRTQDTQRVERLGFVEWERSSRHTDAGDRSDASAVSLNFHGGWRGLDSIVLPTTGESLSAQLGIGLSDGTNATKGTFGRAYGRLTVYRPLGRALYAQARLELGRVFLGSGMVVPESLRWRAGGDESVRGYSFRSLGPVVDGAVGGGEALLTTSLEIARPFLDSMPSLWGAVFIDGGNAASRFAQLDPVWGYGLGVRWRSPVGPLRVDLAWPEGSSQPRLHFSIGIAF; encoded by the coding sequence ATGAGGCCAGCCAGCGGGTGCCAGACCGCCGGGTCGTGCCTGGGGTGCTTCGCGGCCGTGGTGCTGGCGGCGCTCGTGCTCACCGGGTGCGCCAGCACCCCGGCAGAGCCGCTGGCTGCCGGGCCGACCGCCGGCGCGGTGCCGCGAACCGGGCAGGAAGACATGCAGCAGTCGCCCCTGGTGGGCGCGCGCCCGCAGGTCGACGCACCGGCGCCGCTGAAGGCGCTGCTGGAACGCCACCTCGATCTCGTGCGACTCGGCTCGCTGGCCGGATCGGCGATCGACGACACCGAGTGGACACGCCTGGTCGACGCCAGCCGGAACCAGGTGCGCGAGCTCCTCCAGACCGAGGGCTACTTTGCGCCCGTGGTGCGCATCGATCGGGCACCCGGCGCCGACGGCGGTCGGCCCGACTTCGTCCACATGCGCGTCGAGCCCGGCGTTCAGGCCCGGATCTCCCGCGTCACGCTCGAGGTCGAGGGCGCACTGGAACGTGCCGCCAGCGCCGGTGACGCCCAGGGCCTGGATCTGCTGCAAGCGCTGCGCAGCGGCTGGGAATTGCCCGTTGGCGCCGGCTTCCGCAACACCGCCTGGACCGATGCCAAGGCGGTGGCGCTGTCACGCCTGCGCAGCGCCGGCTACGCCGCCGCGGTGTGGGCCGGCACCGGTGCGGCCGTCAATCCCGACAGCCACGAGGTGCGCTTGTTCCTGGTGGCCGACAGCGGACCGCTGTACCGCCTGGGCAAGCTGCAGATCGAGGGCCTGGTGGCGCAGGATGCCGACACCGTGCGCAACCTTGCGTTCGCTTCCCTTGGCGCACCGGTCACCGAGGCCCTGCTGCTGGACTTCCAGGAGCGCCTGCAGAAGTCCGGCCTGTTCGAGACGGTGGCCGTCACGCTCGACACCGACCCGGGCCAGGCCGAGGCCGCAACGGTGGCGGTGCGCCTGCGCGAGACGCCGCTGCAGAGCTACACCTTCGGCGTCGGTGTCAGTGCCAACACCGGGGCACGCTTCTCGGTTGAGCAGCAACTTCGCCGACCGCTGGGGCTGCCACTGTCGAGCACGCTGCGCATCGAGGTCGGTGACAAGCGGCAGGCCTGGGACGGCGAGATCAGCACACGTCCCGACAAAAAGCTCTACCGCAACCTGCTGGGCGCCGCGGTCGAACGGCTCCGATCGGACAGCGACGTGGTGCTGTCGCAGCGTGTACGACTCGGCCGCACGCAGGACACGCAGCGCGTCGAACGACTCGGTTTCGTCGAGTGGGAGCGCTCCAGCCGCCACACCGACGCAGGCGACCGGAGCGACGCATCGGCGGTGTCGCTCAACTTCCACGGCGGCTGGCGGGGCCTCGACAGCATCGTGCTGCCCACCACCGGTGAGTCCCTGTCGGCCCAGCTCGGCATCGGCCTCAGCGACGGCACCAACGCCACCAAGGGCACCTTTGGCCGCGCCTACGGCAGGCTCACCGTGTACCGACCGCTCGGCCGCGCCCTGTATGCGCAGGCACGCCTGGAGCTGGGCCGTGTGTTCCTGGGGTCCGGCATGGTGGTGCCGGAGTCGCTGCGCTGGCGTGCGGGTGGGGATGAGTCGGTGCGCGGCTACAGCTTCCGCTCGCTGGGCCCGGTGGTCGATGGCGCCGTGGGCGGCGGCGAAGCGCTGCTGACCACCAGCCTCGAGATCGCGCGCCCGTTCCTGGACAGCATGCCCTCGCTGTGGGGCGCGGTGTTCATCGACGGCGGCAACGCCGCCAGCCGCTTCGCGCAGCTCGACCCGGTGTGGGGCTATGGCCTGGGCGTGCGCTGGCGCAGCCCGGTGGGGCCGCTGCGCGTCGACCTCGCCTGGCCCGAAGGCAGCAGCCAGCCGCGGCTGCACTTCAGCATCGGCATCGCGTTCTAG